In the genome of Phycisphaerales bacterium, the window CGACACCCTCTACACCGTGCCGATCATGCACGACCGGTGCATCCTGCCCGATGGCGCCCAGGTGGCGGCGTGATCCTGCGCGAGTACCAGCGCGAAGCGGTCGAAGCCGTCTACCGGCACCTGCGCGAGCACGACACGAATCCGTGCGTGGTGTGTCCGACCGGCGCGGGCAAGAGTCTGATCATCGCCCAAGTCGCCAGAGACGTGGTGGAACTCTGGAACGGACGGATTCTCATTCTCGCGCATGTCAAGGAATTGCTCGATCAGGCCGTGGACAAGCTGGTTGCGGTGGCGCCGGGACTGTGGAACTGCATCGGCGTGTACTCCGCGGGGCTCGGCAGCCGCGACACGGATCACCCGATCATCGTCGGCGGCATTCAGAGTGTGTTTCGCCGGGCGCGCGAACTTGGTCGCTTCGATCTGATCCTCATCGACGAAGCCCATCTCATCGCGCCCGACGGCGAAGGGATGTATCGGCAGTTCCTCGATGACGCCAAAGCCGTCAATCCGAACGTGCGCGTCATCGGACTGACGGCGACCCCGTTCCGCATGAAATCCGGTTCGATCTGTGCGCCTGAAAACATCCTCAACGAGATCTGCTACGAGATCGGCGTGCGCGAGCTCATCGTCCAGGGCTTCCTGTGCCCGCTTCGCACCAAGGCGGGAATCGTCCGTGCCGACACGAGCAACCTGCACGTCCGCGGCGGCGAGTTCGTCGCAGGCGAGGTCGAAGATCTCATGGACGGCGATGATCTCGTGCATGCGGCGTGCGCCGAGATCGTGGAGTACACCGCTAAGCGCCGCAGTGTGCTGATCTTCACCTCGGGCGTGCGCCACGGCCGGCACATCGTCGATGTGCTCCGCGATCACCACAGAGCCGAGTGCGGGTGGGTGGACGGCGAAACTCCCGCGCAGCAGCGGGATGCCACTCTCGACCGCTTCAAGGCCGGCGAACTGAAGTACCTCGCCAACTGCAACATCTTGACGACCGGTTTCGATGCGCCGCGGATCGACTGCGTCGTGCTTCTGAGGCCGACGCTCTCGCCCGGACTCTACTACCAGGCCATTGGTCGCGGCTTCCGTCTGCATCCCGACAAGTCCGACTGCCTCGTCCTCGACTATGGCGGGAACGTGCTCCGGCACGGTCCCGTTGATGACCTGCGCATCAAGGAGCCGGGCGGCGGGGACGGTCCAGCGCCCGCGAAGGAGTGTCCGCAATGCCACGCCCTGATTCATGCCGCCTACTCCTCCTGTCCCGATTGCGGTTATGCATTCCCGCCTCCTGAAAAAGCCTCGCACGAGTCCAGCGCCAGCAGCGATGGCATTCTCTCCGATCAGGTCACGCGGACCGAGCACGAGGTCAGCGAAGTCTCCTATCACATCCATTTCAAGCGCAACGACCCGAGCGCCGCCCCGACCATGCGCGTTGATTACCGGTGCGGGTTCGCCACGTCATTCTCCGAATGGCTCTGCTTTGAACATACCGGCTACGCCCGCCAGAAGGCTGAGCAGTGGTGGCGGCGACGGTCCAACGAGCCCGTGCCTGATCACGTGGATGAGGCCGTCGATCTGGCGCGCAGCGGCGCGCTGACGCCCACGCTGGCGATCACCGTTGAGCGAAAGCCCGGCGAGAAGTACGACCGGATCGTGAGCCACGTGCTGGGCGCGCGGCCTCCACGCATCGACACCGACGAAGGCGCTGCCAAGTACGCGGAAATCTCTGACGACCAGGTGCCATTCTGAACAAATGCTAGTGATGCGCCCCATCCAATTCGATCATGACCGGTCGCCCTGGAGGCCGCCCGACCCGTGAGTCTCATGCGGTCGAACATGGGTGATTCTCTCCACGCGCACGCGCAGGCGTGTGTTGCCGCGGGGCTATGCGCGCTGCCGGCGGTGCGCAATGGCCAGGAAAAGCGACCGGCGCTGAGCGAGTGGAAGCCC includes:
- a CDS encoding DEAD/DEAH box helicase family protein, giving the protein MILREYQREAVEAVYRHLREHDTNPCVVCPTGAGKSLIIAQVARDVVELWNGRILILAHVKELLDQAVDKLVAVAPGLWNCIGVYSAGLGSRDTDHPIIVGGIQSVFRRARELGRFDLILIDEAHLIAPDGEGMYRQFLDDAKAVNPNVRVIGLTATPFRMKSGSICAPENILNEICYEIGVRELIVQGFLCPLRTKAGIVRADTSNLHVRGGEFVAGEVEDLMDGDDLVHAACAEIVEYTAKRRSVLIFTSGVRHGRHIVDVLRDHHRAECGWVDGETPAQQRDATLDRFKAGELKYLANCNILTTGFDAPRIDCVVLLRPTLSPGLYYQAIGRGFRLHPDKSDCLVLDYGGNVLRHGPVDDLRIKEPGGGDGPAPAKECPQCHALIHAAYSSCPDCGYAFPPPEKASHESSASSDGILSDQVTRTEHEVSEVSYHIHFKRNDPSAAPTMRVDYRCGFATSFSEWLCFEHTGYARQKAEQWWRRRSNEPVPDHVDEAVDLARSGALTPTLAITVERKPGEKYDRIVSHVLGARPPRIDTDEGAAKYAEISDDQVPF